Proteins encoded together in one Euwallacea similis isolate ESF13 chromosome 12, ESF131.1, whole genome shotgun sequence window:
- the LOC136412510 gene encoding putative transferase CAF17 homolog, mitochondrial, with amino-acid sequence MSYIPFLSRGVIVLYGPDTRDFLQGIITNDINKLDSQKAIYSLLLSPQGKYLYDFFLIEYGKYTLLECENMHLQQIIEKLDLLKTYLKVKIKDVSALYKVGVLFNTKLAECSSESQVIFQDPRHKLLGMRIIHKDEIKEPVGDFTQYEKVRIQNLVPDGAKDMVQNSSFPLQFLIDKVNGISFNKGCYIGQEVVNRMSRQEIFRRKLYLVEGDNALPDIGTKVTNENNEEIGELRSSVDNIGFALLNTGKSHANLYADGVRCVKTLKS; translated from the coding sequence ATGAGTtatataccatttttaagTCGTGGTGTGATAGTGCTATATGGGCCTGACACTAGAGATTTTCTGCAGGGTATTATAACCAATGATATTAATAAGTTGGATAGCCAAAAAGCCATTTACTCTTTATTGCTTAGCCCTCAGGGAAAATAtctatatgatttttttcttattgaatATGGTAAATACACCCTCTTGGAGTGCGAAAACATGCACTTGCAGCAAATAATCGAGAAACTGGATTTGcttaaaacttatttgaaagtgaaaattaaagacGTTAGCGCACTATATAAGGTTGGAGTTTTGTTTAATACTAAGTTGGCGGAGTGTAGTAGTGAATCacaagttatttttcaagatcCAAGGCACAAGCTGCTAGGAATGAGGATCATACATAAAGATGAAATAAAAGAGCCGGTTGGGGATTTTACTCAGTATGAAAAAGTCAGAATTCAAAATCTCGTTCCAGATGGAGCGAAAGATATGGTGCAGAATTCATCGTTTCCGCTGCAATTTTTAATCGATAAAGTAAACGGTATAAGCTTTAATAAGGGGTGTTATATAGGTCAGGAAGTTGTAAATCGAATGAGCAGACAAGAAATATTCAGAAGAAAACTTTACCTTGTTGAGGGGGATAACGCACTTCCAGATATTGGCACTAAAGTGacaaatgaaaacaatgagGAAATAGGGGAACTGCGCTCTAGTGTAGACAACATTGGATTTGCATTGCTTAATACTGGAAAGAGCCATGCAAATTTATATGCAGATGGAGTTAGGTGCGTTAAGACGTTGAAGTCTTAA